From the Limanda limanda chromosome 7, fLimLim1.1, whole genome shotgun sequence genome, the window CCTGGGAGAGGTGGGAAGAGGTGGCGGGATGGTGGAAGATGCAGTCGAGGAGTGTGCGCGGGAGGTGGCGGGCGAGGCTTGTGTGCTCCGGGCACGTGGCTGTTCGGCCGGGCAGTCGCTGATCTGCTCCATTAGAGAGGGCATGTCTCCCTCAATCTTCTCCAGCACGGCTGCCATTTGCTTTTCTATCTGCTCTATCACGCTATCCATTTGCCAGTCGCTTGTCGAGCTgctcccgcctcctccatgctgTAGCCCTGTTCCATATAACGCCAACCCTCCACCACTTGTATACAGGGAGCTGTATGGACTCACGTAGCTCCCTGCCATCCCCATCCCCATCCCCATCCCAACTTCTGGGTTGTAAGGTGTGGCATGACGGCCCAAGCTAGCAGAACTGCCAACTGTGTAACAACTCTGTCCGGCTATGCTAAACTCAGCACTGTATCTGTCTGTTCTCCTGGCATCCTGATCCCGTCTACCAACTGGGCTAGCATCCCCCCTTAACCTAACTCCTAGTCCTACATCTGCCACAGCTCCGGGCCCTATAGCTGGAGTGACTGCCGCTACCACTGACCTTTCTGCCACAGCCTCTGGTAGTTGTGTCTGACACCAGCTTCCGTCCGTCTCGTCCCTTTGTCCCTTCTGAGGGGCTCCTCTCTTCTCTGGTGAGGCCGCGGCGTCAGCAGACGCTGTGGGCGGAGTGCCATGGAGGGTTGCAGCCATTTTACGTTTGCTGCTGGGATCAGGGGAcgtggatgtgtgttttttgtcaagATTAGTGCCTGAAGAACCGTCTGACAGCTTGGAGGGGTCATGCGTCGCCTCAGGGGTCGGTTTGGATTCTGGAGGAAATCTATTTTGACCCAAATTGGCGGCCATTTTCCTGGTTCCATCACCTGCTGCCTTCTTTGAACCTATCATATCAGGCTCCTCTTGTGTGAGTTTGGTGGCTGCATGTGTCTGACAGAGAGGTTCCTGAATATCTGATGGGGAAGTTCCCACAGACGGGCCTAAAGTCATGTTTATCTCCTCAAGTTTGTCTTCTAGCTTACTCCTTCCCTCATCCTGATCCATACCTGGTGGCGTGTTTTCAACGGTGACCTCTAAAGACACACTACTTGATGTCACCCCGCCATCACTTGTccccttttctccctcctcactTGTACCCTGAGACACACCGCCCTCGCCGTCTCCTGTCTCTTCGCTGGCCTGACCTTCGGCTGAACTGTCAATTAAAGCCTCTGGGTTCTTCAGTCGTTGCATGAAGGTGGTCACGCGGATCGCTTTCTGCAAAACAGATAGAGgcagagaaaaaggagagaaggatagcaggaggaagaaaattaaagaaaacacaaaccctTGATACTATAGTTGATTATGGTAAAGCATAAAAAATAAGCTTCCAAGACAAGCGTTGGACAAAAAGCTTGTCTAGGCACCATGATCTAGGACCATCATACTATGAGATATGATTCACATTAAGTGAACAGTGCAGTTAGATTATTGCCAGTTGTTTACTTCCAAAGGGCTATGACATATTGCCCCCTGTTTTAAATCAATCTCAAGACTCACTCTCTCCAAGGAACTCCTTGACTGCTTGTTGGCAGAGTGGAAAAGGCAAATGAGCAGATAAGTGTGAATTTCCTTCCCCTTCACTCATCTCACTCCTTTCAATTTTACAAACACTGAAGGAGTTCAGGGGAATGTGTGATCTCAGAGGTTGTTTCTAAACCAAGGAATTGATTCTCTGGAAGCGAGACAGCCGTTTGGACACAAATATCACGGAATACAACATCGCTTGACGGAGCAGCTTCTGTATATAGTTTCAAGTATGACTTGAATGTAACACTGAGGTACAATATGGGACAATGAGCCAGGATTCACGTAAGAGGAATGACAGAGGGCCTTAACAGTTCAAATCACTGCACTTCAACAGTCCACAGTGGCCTATATCCCATATATCCTTTCCATTTCTCCCTCCTTATCTACACTAATGTAAACCAGGTATATGAGCAGCAAACCCTCCTTCCTGTTGTTGATCATTATCTTGTTTGCACCAGTCTGGTTTTACAAACGAGTGCAGATGAGGAGTAAGAAAGGAGCAGAGCGGGCCACTATGAACATCTGAGCCTATCCAATGAAGACAAGTGGGGCAAAAGTGGATGGATCTCTTCTGGAACAGGCAGAGTGACAGTGGACAGGAACAGAGCTTACGAGAAGAGGTTCACTTTAGCCAAGGCCATGATCAATACATCTCAAAGCAGACTGGGGTTTAACGTTAATGTGTTTTCTCGTTTggttaattattattaactaCATAAACCTTTTTTTGGTTCATGAGGGTGTTCAGCCATATGaaagatgttgtttttattgaatcATGCCAGACTTAATGTGAGTTTCTGCCCACGCTCCGTCCTTCCACTCTCCCTCAGAATGATCTACAATACCTTCAACTCCTGGGAACCACAtgggggaaagagagaagaggattaTAGCTGTTACTTTTGCTGTTAATTCAGCACTTCCACCACGATTACCTCCTTCTTTGTCTTCAGCTTTCATTTCCCCCATGACACCCTGATGACCATATACAGTATCAGGCAAATTTAAACATGCATCTGCAGAGCTGTATGCGGAACTAAAAGCAGCAGTATCATTACAAATAGGCCAATTATTCTCATATTCATTGAAGCCATTTTCAAACTTAATTCGCTGCAatagaaaaaaagggaaagcgAATCCGTACCCGCCATTTGGCTTTCGCAAAGTTCTTCTCAAACTGGGCACACACACCATCCTTCAAGTTCTTCTCTGAGGCCCCATTCCCCGCAATCCTGATGCAGGGGACAGACAGCACACAAGTGAGAGAGAGCCCTGAGTGTAAACTATGGTCAGAACAAGGTTTTTGTCCTTGTGAATacaacacatgaacacagagttACCATTCATGCCAGAGTGCATCCTGTGCAGTGATTCTCAGCATCTGGTCCACCTCCATAAGTCGACATACAAGCTCCTTAGCTGAAAGAGAAGGAGCAATGACATATGGTATATGATATATTTGACATATGtgatatattttacatatttgacATCAAATATCTTAATTATCTGCCCTTTGAATAAAGGTGACTGACAGGCAAACATATAGTCAGAACTTCAGCTGGGTGGTCATTATCAGAGGTTGGTGGAGCCATGTACCTGCAGGTGAAATGTCATCCCAGTAAGGGGTATCAAACTCAAAGTCCCCAGCGACAATGCGACAGAAGATGATGCGATTATGCAGATCTGtgttctcctcttctgtctcatCATAAAAAGGAGGGTTACCTGATAAGCtgcaaaaaaggaaggagataGACGAAGGGAATATAACTCCAAAACCGTAACTATTGGAAACAGCCTTCATAAATAAAGCAAAGCAATTATTCAGCTAAAAGTTTTAGATTGCAGCTGAGTCCTGCAAGATATAGTGAATTATAGCTTTGGTATTTACTAATGGAGACTCACAGTATGAACATTATAACACCCACAGCCCAGCAGTCCACAGGACGACCATATCGGTGCCGAGCCACCACTTCAGGagctgagaaagagaaaagaggagagcagACATACAGCGAGTGTCAGAGGATTAGATATTGAAATGGCATCAGACAAAATTTATAATTTTACCCTGCAAAGACAATAGCTCCCTTTTTTCACACTCcttctctcattttctcctgTCATGGCCCTCCATTGGCTTTCCTTATTTATTTGTCTAATTACTCAGCTCAGCATCATGAATAACTGCCCTGGCCTTTCAGCAGAAGGAACCAGGCCAAAGCACAGCTCTGCTCACAGTGCACATGATGTGAGAGGacatgaaaagagagaatgagtgggaaaaggaggaggagggcaagaGTTGGATGCTCTTAGTTCTGTGAgtgttttacaaaaaaattatcATTTTCAACAGAACTCAAAAAAGGTAAAGTATGCCCCCAGGCCTGTATTTACATCAGAAGGCAAAGCTGTCAGAAGTAGGAACACTGTGTACGAGGATGGAGGACGGGGAGACCAGTAGTGGTTTGTTGGAGAGGCTGcttatttcccccccaaaaacagCTGTCATCTAATAGTGTTAATCGAGCATCCTACCCAGGTACTCTGGTGTTCCACAAGGCTCCGTGATGGGTCCGTTCTCAAACCTGGACAGGTAGAAATCCCGCAGAACTactttgttgtggttgttttctgTGTAGTACATGAGGTTTTCCAGCTaaacaaaaagaggagaagaagaagaattctcatacagatacaaacaaacagaagccTGTCTAATCAATGTTATTAGGGAAAAGGTCATTGAAcatgttctttttatttatttattattttatgttacTCTGTTTAATACAGCGAATATAccataataacaacaacaacaacaacaacaataataataataataataataataataataataataataataataataataataataaaaatgataatataaTAGTTAGAGTTGTTAAAAGCTAAATGATAACAAGTTCCTAAATCATAAACTTTAAATGGGACCAACAAGtgcataataaaataatgtcatATATAAAAACTAATGGATGACTAGATTCAAAATGACAGCAGTAACACTCTAATGTGCGTTGTAATGTGATCGATGCATCTTGATTTTTACCTCTGCACACATCTCAATAGGTCATTTCTATTGTGTAGATTTAACAGAGTCCAGATCAGACAGACTGGGAGAAGATTCCTGCTTCTACCAGCAGGGGGAGTCTGAAGCTTAAGAGATGCTGTAATTCCATCCTTATGGGGGTGATAATGTGGGATGAAGATAtacatctctcctctctctctccctctgtgtgtgtgtgtgtgtgtgtgtgtgtgtgtgtgtgtgtgtgtgtgagtgtgtatgtgtgtgtgtgtgtgtgcttgtgtcacCAGAGACTGCATTAAGCCATAAAGATAGTGTTCACTCCCTTGCTAAAAATGTTATCAAATGTTGAGTCATTAACTTAGATCGCAGTGCAACGCTTTTATGTGTCTCTGTAGAGAATCTGTCGACTAAATACTCTAATTGCTTTCAGGGGTGTGGTGGTGAAGACGGCCACTCTATACTCTATAAAtctttttgttatatatttcaTCTTGTACTTTCATAGAGGCAATAGAAGTGATTAGCCACAATGCAGTGAGGGGAAGAGAAGGAATGAGTAGTGCACCTTCAGGTTCCTGTGAACTATGTTGAGGGAGTGTAGGTAAGCAACGGCCTCGAGGACTTGTCTGATGACATTGGAAGCGTCTCTCTCCGTGTAATTCCCCTGGTCCAGAATCCAATCGAATACATCTCCTCCTGTTGCACTGCAGACAGTTGCACgtgtaaaaacacacaacacgaaAAACATCAGCGCGCACATCGCCAAATGGACTAATAAAAAATGAACGCAACTTGGCGCAACTGTTAACCACATGTTGCAACACGTTAATTCACTTTAAGTGCTGAGTAACACGGTTATCCAAAGCCCTGTGCTCTTGTTTATAGTCCATTGGTAAGGCAATCTGCTTCTGCTGGCCCAAAGCTATCACTGCGGAGCAATTTAAAAAGTATTGGTCATTACTCTGAAAGACTTGGTTAACTTTGGATGGTGCACAAATGATTACCCTCAGCAGCAGAGCTACCACCTGGACCAAAAAGGTGGAgaacaacacagacagagacagatgcaaCCACAGATGTCTGTGGCCACTTCGGTTCGAGTCAGTCGTTCTATGTTTCAGTAGCAGGGAGGAAGCTCCAGTGAATCTTATTGCTTTTAAATGCAGTTGACAAAGCCACAAGTGAAGTGGACGGCTCTGGCGAATTGATCCTGTCGGGAATCTCATACGGCGAACCAGTGTTTCAGGAGCACTGAGTGATGTCGAGTGTTACTAAGAGCAAATATCTCATCAGATCTAacaccttcctctgctgctgagggGAGAAACAGAGCACACTGTAATAAGAGGATGGGCTCCATCCCTACCCTGCGGCTGATGGAAACATGGAGGCTGATACACAattatcacacacacgcacgcacacacacatacttataCACATTGACAGGAATGCCTACATGAGAAAGATAAATGGAGAAACAATAAGAGGAACACTCACAGTTCCTGGATGATGAGGTATTCTTTCCTGGTCTCATACGTGTCAATCAGCTGAAGGATATTTGGGTGATTGACCCTGGAACAGAAAAAAGAAGGGCACCAACCATTCACTGTCTTTTGAATAGTCTCTAAACAAGACTGCGTGGGCACGTAaaatcaaataacaaaacattcTCTCATTCTCGCTCTCTCCGCC encodes:
- the camkvl gene encoding caM kinase-like vesicle-associated, like; its protein translation is MPFGCLALREGRMYSSMSDVTEKYEIGQVLRAKEFCELCLAKDRQTDKVFVCKKFLKKDGRKVRKAAKNEIMILKLVNHPNILQLIDTYETRKEYLIIQELATGGDVFDWILDQGNYTERDASNVIRQVLEAVAYLHSLNIVHRNLKLENLMYYTENNHNKVVLRDFYLSRFENGPITEPCGTPEYLAPEVVARHRYGRPVDCWAVGVIMFILLSGNPPFYDETEEENTDLHNRIIFCRIVAGDFEFDTPYWDDISPAAKELVCRLMEVDQMLRITAQDALWHEWIAGNGASEKNLKDGVCAQFEKNFAKAKWRELKKAIRVTTFMQRLKNPEALIDSSAEGQASEETGDGEGGVSQGTSEEGEKGTSDGGVTSSSVSLEVTVENTPPGMDQDEGRSKLEDKLEEINMTLGPSVGTSPSDIQEPLCQTHAATKLTQEEPDMIGSKKAAGDGTRKMAANLGQNRFPPESKPTPEATHDPSKLSDGSSGTNLDKKHTSTSPDPSSKRKMAATLHGTPPTASADAAASPEKRGAPQKGQRDETDGSWCQTQLPEAVAERSVVAAVTPAIGPGAVADVGLGVRLRGDASPVGRRDQDARRTDRYSAEFSIAGQSCYTVGSSASLGRHATPYNPEVGMGMGMGMAGSYVSPYSSLYTSGGGLALYGTGLQHGGGGSSSTSDWQMDSVIEQIEKQMAAVLEKIEGDMPSLMEQISDCPAEQPRARSTQASPATSRAHSSTASSTIPPPLPTSPRPALPSLPRLTIPPPSYPPPSPPTQASAQVAGEQEDGDGQRGAVHPSQSPRAGMGRGL